The Arthrobacter zhaoxinii sequence GATCCGCATCCGGAACTGCGCGTGGTCACCGAGGAGCAGTTCGGGCCCGTGATTCCGATCATTCCGTTTGATGCCGAGGACGAAGCCGTTGCCTGGGCCAACGACACCTGGGCGGGGCTCTGCGGCTCGGTCTGGACCGAGGACCCGGCTCGGGCCAACGCGGTCGGTTCACAACTGGCCTGCGGCTACGTGTGGGTCAACGACCACGGAGCAACCCGTTTGGACCTTCGTGCCCCGTTCGGCGGCATGAAGCAGTCCGGCATGGGCCGTGAGCAGGGAATCCAGGGCGTCCGGGCTTTCCAGGACACCCGGTCCATTGCCCACCTTGACGAGGCTGCAGCCGCTGCTGCGCACTGACGTTCACGAGAGGAACCGAAGATGTCCCCGAATTCCCTGCAGGAGGTTCTGGACGCGTCCGGAAACGCCGTGGATTACCTGCGCAACGTGCAGGTGGGCGCCTATGTCTACCCCGTCGTTGCTGCTGAGTTCACCAACTGGCGCAACGAGGTGCGGGCCTGGCGCGAATCGGCAGTGCTGTTTGACCAGTCTCACCACATGGACAACCTGAGAATCTCCGGGCCCGGAGCCCTGCAGCTGCTGTCCGATACCGCCATCAACTCGATGGCGAACTTTCCCGTTCACCGGGCCAAGCAATATGTTCCCGTCACCCCCTACGGGTACGTCATCGGGGACGGAATCCTGTTTCGGGAAGCGGAGACCGAGTTCGTCTTTGTCGGCCGCTCGCCTGCTGTGAACTGGCTGCTCTACAACGCGGAGCAAGGGGGATACGACGTCGAGCTGAAGACCGACCGGCGCTCGCCGTCGCGCCCCATGGGCAAGCCCGTGTTCAGGGACTACTGGCGGCTGCAGATTCAGGGACCCCGTGCCTGGGACGTCATTGAGAAAGTGAACGGCGGCCCCCTGGAGCAGCTGAAGTTTTTCCACATGTCCTCTATGAACGTGGGCGGAACCCGGGTACGGACCCTGCGCCACGGCATGGCGGGAGCACCCGGGCTCGAGCTCTGGGGTCCGTACGAGGACTACGACCGGATCCGGGACACCATCCTGGCAGCCGGCGCGGAGTTCGGGCTTGAGCCCGCAGGTGCGCGCGCCTACTCCTGCAACACCCTCGAATCCGGGTGGATTCCGTCGCCGCTGCCCGGAATCTACAGCGGGGAACAGCTGGCAGGCTACCGCCGCTGGCTGGGCGCGGACAGCTTCGAAGCTAACTCCGCCGTGGCCGGTTCCTATGTGCCGGAGTCGGTCGAGGGGTACTACACCACCCCCTGGGAACTGGGTTACGGATCGTTCATCAAGTTCGACCATGACTTCATCGGGCGTGACGCCCTTGAGGCGATGGACGTGGAGGCACAGCGCAAGAAAGTCACGCTGGCCTGGGACGGCGACGACGTAGCAACTATCCACGCCTCGATGTACCAGAAGGACCAGCTGCCCTATAAGTTCTTCGACCTGCCAAATGCGAATTACGGAGCGTCCAATTTCGATTCGGTAGTCGATGAAGCGGGCCGGGAGGTAGGTGTCTCCATGTTCACCGGCTACAGCTGGAATGAGAAGCGGCCGCTGTCCCTTGCGATTGTGAACCCCGATGTGGAGACCGGATCGCAGCTGAAGGTCGTCTGGGGCGAGCCGGAAGGCGGGACCAAAAAATCCTCCGTCGAGCCGCACCGCCAGTACGAAGTCAATGTGGACGTCAGCCCCGTGCCCTTCTCAGAGGTTGTCCGGAAGGATTATACGGACGGCGGTTGGCGGAAAGCGGCGGCGGTGTAGCCGCCCCGGGCGTGACGGGCACCGGCGGTCCGGACCGAATCTGCCGGACGAGGACGGAAGCTGTCCGCAGCGCTGTTCCGCGCCGTCGTCGGCGGTCCTAGCGTGGAGGCCATGGACTGGAAAATTGAACTTGTGCCCGTGCCCGTCTCCAACGTGGATGCTTCCAAGGCTTTTTATGTGGACCAAATAGGGTTCAACGCCGACTTCGACGAACGGATCGATGAGAACCTGCGCTTTGTGCAGCTGACCCCGCCCGGCTCTGCCTGCTCGGTGGTGATCGGACCCGGCACCACGGACATGGCTCCCGGCACCCAGCGCATCCAGGTGGTGGTTCCCAGCGCTGCCGACGCGCGGCAGCACCTGGTGGACCACGGCGTGGCCGCCAGCGAGATCACCCCGCTGGACTGGGGAACGTTCGTTTACTTCAGTGATCCGGACGGCAACCAGTGGTCCCTGCAGCAACTCCCGGAGATTCCGCCGACGCTGCCGTCGGAATCCGGCGCGGAATCCGGCGCGGGGAACGGTTAGCGCCGGCCTTCTGAGCTCCTACAGCTCCGCGGACACCGCGTTCAGGGCCTCGACCACGTCGCCCCTGCTCTTTCCGAAGTCCAGCACCGTGGTGGCAACGGCCGGCGTGCTGGTGACCACCACGCGCGTGCTGCCGGCAGTGACCGGCTCGAAGGCGACGGTAATCATCCGCGCATACGTATTCCAGCCCGAGCGCTGGAACTCTGCGCGTTCGGGCCACACCCCCGTGAGCTTCATCTTCGGCAGGCGTGCCGACGCCCTTTCGACGGCGGCGGGCAGGCTGTCCATCGGTACAGCGACCACCGTCTCGCCCCGGGCGCGGGCCCACTTGGACGTGACGTTGAACCGCTTGGCATCGATACTGACCGGATTCGAACTCCCCATATTTGTCATCTCCCGAGACTAACGCAGGTAACGCCGGTCACGGTCCGCGGGTATAGGGGGCGGAGCGGCCTTCCCTAGAGCTCCGCGGCTACGGCGCTCAGGACCTCGGTGAGCTGCGCTTTGCCCTGCCCCCAGTCAGTCAACGTCGTGGGGACCGCCGGAGTGCTCGTGGCCAGCACGCGTGTGGTGCCGGCGTCGACGGGTTCAAAGGAGAGCACAATGTTGGCCCCGTAGGACTTCCAGGTCATGCCGACCGCGAACTCGGCCCGGTCCTGCCAGACCCCGGTCAATGTCATTTTCGGCAGCCGAAGTGCTGCACGCTCGACGGCACCCGGCACGGCGGCCGCAGGTGCGGAAACCAGCAGCTCTCCCCGGCTGCGGGCCCGCTTGGACGTCACGTTGAGACTCACTGTTTTCGAATTCCCCATATTCGTCATGCACCCGACAATAGCGCAGGGTGAACTTGTTCGAGTTTTAGAATTACTACGTGTTCATGAAGGTTGACTCTTCGAGTGATGAACGGCTGTTTGCTCAGTTGGCCGCCTCGATCCGCGCAGACGCCGCGGCGGGACGGCTTCGGCCGGGAGACAGGCTTCCGAGCGCACGGGACGTGGCTGAATCCCTGGGCGTGAACGTGCATACCGTGCTGCATGCGTACCAGGAGCTGAGGGACGAGGGGCTGATCGAGCTTCGCCGCGGACGCGGGGCAGTGGTGACCGAGGCTGCAGCTCCGCTGGCCGCCCTGCACGCCGACATCGAGGCCCTGGTCGCCAAGGCCAAAGCCCTGGGCCTGTCCCCGGAAACCCTGGCTGCCTGTGTGCGGGAGACGGCGCATGACAGCTGCTGAGCCGGAAACCGCGCACATTCCCCCGCCTCAGGCATATCAATCGGCGGAGTTATATTGAAAGATGGTTCCACCCGAGGAGGCGCAGCGCCGCGCTTCCGCTGAAAGGCAGCCATGAAGATTGCTCTGTTCGCCACCTGCATCGTGGACGCGATGTATCCCTCCACCGCCCGCGCCACAGTGTCCATCCTCGAACGGCTGGGGCACGACGTCGTGTTCCCGGCAGGTCAGGCATGCTGCGGGCAGATGCACCTGAACTCCGGGTATTTCCCGGAGGCGGTACCGGTGGTCCGGAACCATGTGGAGGCGTTCGAGTCCCAGGAGTACGACGTCGCCGTGGCGCCGTCGGGGTCCTGCGTCGCCTCGGTGAAGCATCAGCACGCCATGCTGGCCCGCTCCGTAGGCGACGCAGATCTGGAAACCCGTGCCACCGCCGTCGGCTCCCGCACCTATGAGCTCTCCGCACTGCTGACCGACGTCCTGGGCATCACCGATGCGGCGGCACAGCTTGGCTCCTGGTATCCGCACCGGATCACCTACCACCCCAGCTGCCACGGCATGCGGCTGCTGCGGCTGGGGGACCGGCAGGCGGACCTGCTGCGGACCGTGGAGGGACTCGACCTGGAACCGCTGCCCGAAGCGGACCAGTGCTGCGGCTTCGGCGGAACCTTCTCCCTTAAGAACGCCGATGTTTCCTCGGCCATGCTGGCGGATAAAAACGCGAACATCACCGCCACCGGAGCGCAGCTGTGCAGCGGCGGCGACGCATCCTGCCTGATGCACATCGGCGGCGGCCTGTCCCGGGAAGGCAGCAGCATCTCCACACTGCACTTAGCGGAGATCCTGGCCAGCACCCGTGAGCACCCCGCTCCGCCGCCGGGCTCCGTCCGCGGCGGGACCCGGCACGCTGCTGATCTTCCGGGAAAGGCACGCCAATGAGTTCCACCTATCTGGGGATGCCCAGTGTGCCAGTCTTCGGCGAAGGCAACCTGCACGCCTCCGAGCCCTTCCCGCAGGCGGCGCGGCGGGAACTGGACAACGCCCAGCTGCGCGCCAACCTCGGCCACGCCACACACACCATCCGCGACAAGCGGCTGCGGGTGGTGGCCGAGCTGCCGGACTGGGAGGAACTGCGCGAAGCCGGCAGCGCAGTCAAGGCCGCCGTGATGGCCCGGCTGCCCGAACTGCTCGAACAGTTCGAGGCGAACTTCACCGCACGCGGCGGCGTCATCCACTGGGCGCGGGACGCCGGGGAAGCCAACGGGATAGTGCGGGACCTGGTCCGTGCTGCCGGTGCGGACGAGGTGGTCAAGGTCAAGTCCATGGCCACCCAGGAAATCGGCCTCAACGAGTACCTCGAAGAGCAGGGCATCTCCGCTTTCGAAACCGATCTGGCGGAACTGATTGTCCAGCTGGACCACGACAAGCCCAGCCACATCCTGGTTCCTGCCATCCACAAGAACCGCAGCCAGATCCGGGACATCTTCCTGCGCGAGATGCCCGACGTCGATCCGGACCTCACCGACACCCCGGCACGGCTGGCCGAAGCGGCCCGGCTGCACCTGCGCCGGAAGTTCCTCTCCGCCAAGGTAGCCATCTCCGGCGCGAACTTTGCGCTCGCGGATACGGGGACCCTCGCCGTCGTCGAATCCGAAGGCAACGGCCGGATGTGCCTGACCCTGCCGGAAACGCTGATCACCGTGATGGGGGTGGAGAAGCTGCTGCCCTCGTGGACGGACCTGGAAGTGTTTATGCAGCTGCTGCCGCGCTCTTCCACGGGGGAGCGGATGAATCCGTACACCTCGCTGTGGACGGGAGTGACCGAAGGCGACGGCCCGCAGAATGTCCACCTGGTGCTGCTGGACAACGGACGCAGTGCGGCGCTCGCGGATGAGCGGGGACGCTCGGCACTGCACTGCATCCGCTGCAGTGCGTGTATGAATGTCTGCCCGGTGTATGAACGCACCGGCGGGCACGCCTACGGCTCCACCTATCCCGGGCCCATCGGCGCGATTCTTTCGCCCCTGCTGACCGGGATCACCTCCGAGGAGAATGCGTCCCTGCCGTACGCCTCCTCGCTCTGCGGGGCCTGCTACGACGCCTGTCCGGTGAAGATCAACATCCCGGAAATCCTGGTGCACCTGCGCTCCGAGGATGTTCAGAGCCGGCGCGGGAAGAAGAAGGTGCCGGGGCAGATGGATGTGGCCATGAAGGCGGCGTCCTGGATGATGGGCTCGGGGCGGCG is a genomic window containing:
- the ligM gene encoding vanillate/3-O-methylgallate O-demethylase, which gives rise to MSPNSLQEVLDASGNAVDYLRNVQVGAYVYPVVAAEFTNWRNEVRAWRESAVLFDQSHHMDNLRISGPGALQLLSDTAINSMANFPVHRAKQYVPVTPYGYVIGDGILFREAETEFVFVGRSPAVNWLLYNAEQGGYDVELKTDRRSPSRPMGKPVFRDYWRLQIQGPRAWDVIEKVNGGPLEQLKFFHMSSMNVGGTRVRTLRHGMAGAPGLELWGPYEDYDRIRDTILAAGAEFGLEPAGARAYSCNTLESGWIPSPLPGIYSGEQLAGYRRWLGADSFEANSAVAGSYVPESVEGYYTTPWELGYGSFIKFDHDFIGRDALEAMDVEAQRKKVTLAWDGDDVATIHASMYQKDQLPYKFFDLPNANYGASNFDSVVDEAGREVGVSMFTGYSWNEKRPLSLAIVNPDVETGSQLKVVWGEPEGGTKKSSVEPHRQYEVNVDVSPVPFSEVVRKDYTDGGWRKAAAV
- a CDS encoding VOC family protein; translated protein: MDWKIELVPVPVSNVDASKAFYVDQIGFNADFDERIDENLRFVQLTPPGSACSVVIGPGTTDMAPGTQRIQVVVPSAADARQHLVDHGVAASEITPLDWGTFVYFSDPDGNQWSLQQLPEIPPTLPSESGAESGAGNG
- a CDS encoding GntR family transcriptional regulator, with the protein product MKVDSSSDERLFAQLAASIRADAAAGRLRPGDRLPSARDVAESLGVNVHTVLHAYQELRDEGLIELRRGRGAVVTEAAAPLAALHADIEALVAKAKALGLSPETLAACVRETAHDSC
- a CDS encoding (Fe-S)-binding protein, which translates into the protein MKIALFATCIVDAMYPSTARATVSILERLGHDVVFPAGQACCGQMHLNSGYFPEAVPVVRNHVEAFESQEYDVAVAPSGSCVASVKHQHAMLARSVGDADLETRATAVGSRTYELSALLTDVLGITDAAAQLGSWYPHRITYHPSCHGMRLLRLGDRQADLLRTVEGLDLEPLPEADQCCGFGGTFSLKNADVSSAMLADKNANITATGAQLCSGGDASCLMHIGGGLSREGSSISTLHLAEILASTREHPAPPPGSVRGGTRHAADLPGKARQ
- a CDS encoding LutB/LldF family L-lactate oxidation iron-sulfur protein, whose protein sequence is MSSTYLGMPSVPVFGEGNLHASEPFPQAARRELDNAQLRANLGHATHTIRDKRLRVVAELPDWEELREAGSAVKAAVMARLPELLEQFEANFTARGGVIHWARDAGEANGIVRDLVRAAGADEVVKVKSMATQEIGLNEYLEEQGISAFETDLAELIVQLDHDKPSHILVPAIHKNRSQIRDIFLREMPDVDPDLTDTPARLAEAARLHLRRKFLSAKVAISGANFALADTGTLAVVESEGNGRMCLTLPETLITVMGVEKLLPSWTDLEVFMQLLPRSSTGERMNPYTSLWTGVTEGDGPQNVHLVLLDNGRSAALADERGRSALHCIRCSACMNVCPVYERTGGHAYGSTYPGPIGAILSPLLTGITSEENASLPYASSLCGACYDACPVKINIPEILVHLRSEDVQSRRGKKKVPGQMDVAMKAASWMMGSGRRMALVEKALPLGKLAAGPDRKIKKLPGIAAGWTRSRDLPAPPAQSFRDWWVKEHEDTASKEQA